One genomic window of Halolamina sediminis includes the following:
- a CDS encoding AzlD family protein, producing the protein MSAVDPTVVAVVAAMAVLTYLTKAGGFWLLGHVDTSERVDAALSVLPGAVVVSIVAPELLNGGPSAWLGAAAVVLLTRKTGSLLAALVGGMGVLLAVRAVL; encoded by the coding sequence GTGTCGGCCGTTGATCCGACGGTCGTCGCCGTCGTGGCCGCGATGGCGGTGCTAACTTATCTCACCAAGGCCGGCGGCTTCTGGCTGCTCGGCCACGTCGACACCTCCGAGCGGGTCGACGCCGCGCTCTCGGTGCTGCCCGGCGCGGTCGTCGTCTCGATCGTCGCGCCGGAACTGTTGAACGGCGGGCCGAGCGCGTGGCTCGGCGCGGCGGCGGTGGTACTGCTCACCCGGAAGACGGGGAGCCTGCTCGCCGCGCTGGTCGGCGGGATGGGCGTCCTGCTCGCGGTTCGGGCGGTGCTCTAA
- a CDS encoding Hvo_1808 family surface protein, whose protein sequence is MNLRLFAVVCCLVLAGCAAPAAPSPSPGGDRLGVENGYAATDDLTVDASDGLNESELDAVVARTMARVEVIRRLEFRETVPVEVISREEYLNGSSRDTTVDTPAERAREQRYEAAMLVGEDRTVGGAFAEIYGGSVLGYYSSAADRIVIVSANETPTVDRTTLAHELVHALQDQRLSLLGGAAGPDEGMAHTGVVEGDASYVEARYEQRCGEQWDCIDRPASSSAGGIADRNLGLYLTVYAPYSEGPTFVHRAHQRGGWAAVNDLYVRPPRSSEQLIHPEDYPADRPASVIVPDRSTAAFDRASPTTVGEATLFAMLWQQRAIDRGTLSSDPGPYSAYNYSHPATAGWAGDTLVPYFDADSDDPDADGYVLQTRWESERDARQFARAYRGLLTESLNATADGEGIYRVPEGSFADAFRVTREGRTVRIVNAPTVDALEEVHDPA, encoded by the coding sequence GTGAACCTCCGGCTTTTCGCTGTCGTCTGCTGTCTGGTGTTGGCCGGCTGTGCGGCGCCGGCGGCGCCGTCGCCGTCGCCCGGCGGCGACCGATTGGGCGTGGAGAACGGCTACGCCGCGACCGACGACCTCACCGTCGACGCGAGCGACGGGCTGAACGAGTCCGAACTCGACGCCGTCGTCGCCCGGACGATGGCCCGCGTCGAGGTCATCCGCCGGCTGGAGTTCCGGGAGACGGTGCCCGTCGAGGTGATCTCCCGCGAGGAGTATCTGAACGGGTCGAGCCGTGACACGACCGTGGACACGCCCGCCGAGCGCGCCCGCGAACAGCGCTACGAGGCGGCGATGCTCGTCGGCGAGGACCGCACCGTCGGCGGCGCGTTCGCCGAGATCTACGGTGGCTCCGTGTTGGGGTACTACTCTTCGGCCGCGGATCGGATCGTGATCGTGAGCGCCAACGAGACGCCGACAGTCGACCGGACGACGCTGGCCCACGAACTCGTCCACGCCCTCCAGGACCAGCGGCTCTCGCTGCTCGGCGGCGCCGCCGGCCCGGACGAGGGAATGGCCCACACCGGCGTCGTCGAGGGCGACGCCAGCTACGTCGAGGCACGGTACGAGCAGCGCTGCGGGGAGCAGTGGGACTGCATCGACCGCCCGGCGAGCAGCAGCGCGGGCGGCATCGCCGACCGGAACTTGGGGCTGTACCTCACCGTCTACGCGCCGTACAGCGAGGGCCCGACGTTCGTCCACCGGGCTCACCAGCGCGGCGGCTGGGCGGCCGTGAACGACCTCTACGTCCGGCCGCCCCGGTCGAGCGAGCAGCTGATCCACCCCGAGGACTACCCCGCGGACCGCCCGGCGAGCGTGATCGTTCCCGACCGCTCGACTGCGGCGTTCGACCGGGCGAGTCCGACCACGGTGGGCGAGGCGACGCTGTTCGCGATGCTGTGGCAGCAGCGTGCGATCGACCGCGGGACGCTGTCGAGCGACCCCGGCCCCTACTCAGCGTACAACTACTCCCACCCCGCGACTGCGGGCTGGGCGGGCGACACGCTGGTGCCGTACTTCGATGCGGACAGTGACGATCCGGATGCGGACGGCTACGTGCTGCAGACGCGTTGGGAGAGCGAGCGCGATGCCCGGCAGTTCGCCCGTGCCTACCGCGGGCTGCTCACCGAGTCGCTAAACGCGACGGCCGATGGCGAGGGCATCTACCGCGTGCCCGAGGGGTCCTTCGCGGACGCGTTCCGCGTGACGCGCGAGGGCCGGACCGTTCGGATCGTGAACGCGCCGACCGTCGACGCGCTCGAGGAGGTCCACGATCCCGCTTAG